Proteins encoded together in one Streptomyces sp. NA04227 window:
- a CDS encoding LCP family protein, translating into MRHVRPGDGPSPQRPGPPGTGVPRQPAHGPGDGGGPDQFDAFRPVPEPAYDSGYNTGQVYESQGGRRRPGGGDGDGGGPQGPTRPGRQRPPGAAPNWRRRIGFTALGLTIVLLVTSVITYFWADAKLKREVDLSKVIERPEGGKGTNYLIVGSDSREGMTEEQKKELHTGSAEGKRTDSMMILHVGENGNTMISLPRDSNVEIPSFIGSESGKQRPAMGTNKLNAAYSIDGPQLLVRTVEHNTGLKIDHYAEIGFAGFANVVDALGGVEMDLEKGFKDKYSGADFQAGKQTLDGKQALAFVRTRHAFTSDLDRTKNQQKFLATLANQAATPSTIMNPFKLYPVMGAGLDTLIVDKEMSLWDVSSMFWAMKGVTGGDGKSMNMPINGSVNGNLVWDKAKMKTLVEQLKNDEKVTVSDQ; encoded by the coding sequence ATGCGCCATGTGCGCCCCGGGGACGGGCCCTCCCCACAGCGCCCGGGCCCGCCCGGGACGGGCGTACCACGCCAGCCCGCGCACGGCCCCGGCGACGGCGGCGGCCCGGACCAGTTCGACGCCTTCCGCCCGGTACCCGAGCCCGCGTACGACAGCGGCTACAACACCGGCCAGGTCTACGAGTCCCAGGGCGGGCGCCGCAGGCCCGGCGGGGGCGACGGCGACGGTGGCGGTCCTCAGGGCCCCACTCGTCCCGGGCGGCAGCGCCCGCCGGGTGCCGCCCCGAACTGGCGGCGCCGGATAGGTTTCACCGCTCTCGGCCTGACCATCGTGCTCCTGGTGACCAGCGTCATCACGTACTTCTGGGCGGACGCCAAGCTCAAGCGCGAGGTCGACCTCTCGAAGGTCATCGAGCGGCCCGAGGGCGGCAAGGGCACGAACTACCTGATCGTCGGCTCCGACAGCCGCGAGGGCATGACCGAGGAGCAGAAGAAGGAACTGCACACCGGCTCCGCCGAGGGCAAGCGCACCGACTCGATGATGATCCTGCACGTCGGCGAGAACGGGAACACGATGATCTCGCTGCCGCGTGACTCCAACGTCGAGATCCCCTCCTTCATCGGCTCCGAGAGCGGCAAGCAGCGCCCGGCCATGGGCACCAACAAGCTCAACGCCGCCTACTCGATCGACGGCCCCCAGCTCCTGGTCCGCACCGTCGAGCACAACACCGGCCTGAAGATCGACCACTACGCCGAGATCGGCTTCGCGGGCTTCGCCAACGTCGTGGACGCGCTCGGCGGCGTGGAGATGGACCTGGAGAAGGGCTTCAAGGACAAGTACTCCGGCGCCGACTTCCAGGCGGGCAAGCAGACCCTCGACGGCAAGCAGGCCCTCGCCTTCGTCCGCACCCGGCACGCCTTCACCAGCGACCTGGACCGCACCAAGAACCAGCAGAAGTTCCTGGCGACGCTGGCCAACCAGGCGGCGACCCCGTCGACGATCATGAACCCGTTCAAGCTGTACCCCGTGATGGGCGCCGGTCTGGACACCCTGATCGTCGACAAGGAGATGAGCCTGTGGGACGTCTCCTCGATGTTCTGGGCCATGAAGGGCGTCACGGGCGGCGACGGCAAGTCCATGAACATGCCGATCAACGGCTCGGTCAACGGCAACCTCGTCTGGGACAAGGCCAAGATGAAGACCCTGGTCGAGCAGCTCAAGAACGACGAGAAGGTCACCGTCTCCGACCAGTGA
- a CDS encoding acyl-CoA thioesterase, with protein sequence MTDQASASDAGIPGKPTSASRTTLSHIMTQNDTNLLGTVHGGVIMKLVDDAAGAVAGRHSGGPAVTASMDEMAFLMPVRVGDLVHVKAQINWTGRTSMEVGVRVLAERWNESEPAQQVGSAYLVFAAVDSDGRPRAVPPVLPETERDKRRWQEAQIRRTHRLARRRAILDLREKRAAEGLDDL encoded by the coding sequence ATGACAGACCAGGCCAGCGCCTCGGATGCCGGTATTCCGGGCAAGCCCACTTCCGCCTCACGAACCACCCTCAGTCACATCATGACGCAGAACGACACCAACCTCCTCGGCACGGTGCACGGCGGCGTGATCATGAAACTGGTCGACGACGCCGCGGGCGCGGTGGCCGGGCGGCACTCCGGCGGTCCCGCCGTGACGGCCTCGATGGACGAGATGGCGTTCCTGATGCCGGTACGGGTGGGCGACCTGGTCCATGTGAAGGCGCAGATCAACTGGACGGGCCGGACCTCGATGGAGGTCGGCGTCCGGGTCCTGGCCGAACGCTGGAACGAGTCCGAGCCCGCGCAGCAGGTCGGCAGCGCCTATCTGGTGTTCGCGGCGGTCGACTCCGACGGCAGGCCGCGCGCCGTACCGCCCGTACTGCCGGAGACCGAGCGCGACAAGCGGCGCTGGCAGGAGGCACAGATCCGGCGTACGCACCGGCTCGCGCGCCGTCGCGCGATCCTGGACCTGCGCGAGAAGCGGGCGGCCGAAGGGCTCGACGACCTGTAG
- a CDS encoding UDP-glucose/GDP-mannose dehydrogenase family protein, which yields MALKITVIGTGYLGATHAAAMAELGFEVLGLDVVPEKVDMLGRGEVPMYEPGLEDLLRAHVAGIEGSSGRLRFTMDWAEIADFGDVHFVCVNTPQKHGEYACDMSYVDAAMESLAKHLTKPALVVGKSTVPVGSAERLATRIREVAPAGDGVELAWNPEFLREGFAVQDTLHPDRIVAGVRSEHAERLLREVYAKPLAEGTPFVVTDFPTAELVKTSANSFLATKISFINAMAEVCEAGGGDVAKLAEAIGHDDRIGAKFLRAGIGFGGGCLPKDIRAFMARAGELGADQALTFLREIDSINMRRRGAMVEMAREAVGGTFLGKRVAVLGAAFKPDSDDVRDSPALNVAGQIHLQGGQVTVYDPKGMDNARRLFPTLGYADSALEAARGADVVLHLTEWREFRELDPAEVGAVVAGRLILDGRNALDPTLWRAAGWTYRAMGRPAA from the coding sequence ATGGCCCTCAAGATCACCGTGATCGGCACCGGCTACCTCGGCGCCACCCACGCCGCGGCCATGGCGGAGCTGGGCTTCGAGGTGCTGGGTCTGGACGTGGTGCCGGAGAAGGTCGACATGCTGGGCCGGGGTGAGGTCCCGATGTACGAGCCGGGTCTCGAAGACCTCCTGCGCGCCCATGTCGCCGGTATCGAGGGCTCCTCGGGTCGGCTGCGGTTCACGATGGACTGGGCCGAGATCGCCGACTTCGGCGATGTGCACTTCGTCTGTGTGAACACCCCGCAGAAGCACGGCGAGTACGCCTGTGACATGAGCTACGTCGACGCCGCGATGGAGTCGCTGGCCAAGCACCTGACCAAGCCCGCGCTGGTGGTCGGCAAGTCCACCGTCCCGGTCGGCAGCGCCGAGCGCCTTGCCACCCGTATCCGCGAGGTCGCGCCCGCGGGCGACGGGGTGGAGCTGGCCTGGAACCCGGAGTTCCTGCGCGAGGGCTTCGCCGTACAGGACACGCTGCACCCGGACCGGATCGTCGCCGGTGTGCGCAGCGAGCACGCCGAACGGCTGCTGCGCGAGGTCTACGCGAAGCCGCTCGCCGAGGGCACCCCCTTCGTGGTCACCGACTTCCCCACCGCCGAGCTGGTGAAGACCTCCGCGAACTCCTTCCTCGCGACCAAGATCTCCTTCATCAACGCGATGGCAGAGGTCTGCGAGGCGGGTGGCGGCGACGTCGCCAAGCTGGCCGAGGCGATCGGCCACGACGACCGGATCGGCGCCAAGTTCCTGCGCGCGGGCATCGGGTTCGGCGGCGGCTGCCTGCCCAAGGACATCCGGGCGTTCATGGCCCGCGCCGGTGAGCTGGGCGCGGACCAGGCACTGACCTTCCTGCGCGAGATCGACTCCATCAACATGCGCCGCCGCGGCGCGATGGTGGAGATGGCCCGCGAGGCGGTCGGCGGCACCTTCCTCGGCAAGCGGGTCGCCGTCCTCGGTGCCGCGTTCAAGCCGGACTCCGACGACGTACGCGACTCCCCCGCCCTCAACGTCGCCGGCCAGATCCACCTCCAGGGCGGACAGGTCACCGTCTACGACCCCAAGGGCATGGACAACGCCCGCCGCCTGTTCCCGACCCTGGGCTACGCGGACAGCGCGCTGGAGGCCGCACGCGGCGCCGACGTCGTCCTGCACCTCACCGAGTGGCGCGAGTTCCGCGAACTCGACCCGGCCGAGGTGGGTGCCGTGGTCGCGGGCCGCCTGATCCTGGACGGCCGCAACGCCCTGGACCCCACGCTGTGGCGCGCGGCCGGGTGGACGTACCGGGCGATGGGCCGTCCGGCTGCCTGA
- a CDS encoding LCP family protein, whose product MPHPPRPRPSGGTPAPPPRRPGRPRSGPRTGAPPDGARRSAAPPRARRARWPMRAVTGCSVLVLTVAGVGHALLSSVGSGIGRVDPFRDMKNRPAAGDGTNILLVGTDGRDKISQEERKKYRLGGAPCHCTDTIMIVHISEDRRRASVVSLPRDSYARIPAHTDRATNKHHPARPVKLNAAYAQGGPQLTVRTVEHMTKVKIDHYLEVDFTSFMRTVDKVGGVEICTAKPLKDSHTGLDLTPGKHRLNGGEALQYVRSRHIDADSDLGRMQRQQRFMAALIQRATSSGVLLNPMKFREVTGSVLGSVRADKGFGSEELLTLGRAMRRFTPSSSEFQTVPIGTVGYAVRGVGSTVKWDPAGSRRLFAALRADQPIASPTVGPRKTVVDVDPRTIRVQVENGTGTKGLGKRVDGALRATGFRTTGAPRDAKKRDVRQTVVLYDPRWDRSAKSLSTALPGSKLRAVKGQGATLKVLAGADFEKVRQVRAQKPRDDGSSAVRGDEVECG is encoded by the coding sequence GTGCCCCACCCGCCCCGCCCCCGGCCCTCCGGGGGGACTCCCGCTCCGCCGCCGCGGCGGCCCGGCCGTCCGAGGTCCGGGCCGCGGACGGGAGCGCCACCGGACGGCGCCCGGAGGTCGGCCGCGCCCCCGCGCGCACGCCGGGCGCGCTGGCCGATGCGGGCGGTGACCGGCTGTTCCGTGCTGGTGCTCACGGTCGCGGGGGTCGGGCACGCGCTGCTGAGCAGTGTCGGCTCGGGCATCGGCCGGGTCGACCCGTTCCGGGACATGAAGAACCGGCCCGCGGCGGGCGACGGCACGAACATCCTGCTCGTCGGCACTGACGGCCGGGACAAGATCTCGCAGGAGGAGCGCAAGAAGTACCGCCTGGGCGGCGCGCCCTGCCACTGCACCGACACGATCATGATCGTGCACATCTCCGAGGACCGGCGCCGCGCCAGCGTGGTCAGCCTGCCCCGTGACTCGTACGCGCGGATCCCCGCGCACACCGACCGGGCCACCAACAAGCACCACCCGGCCCGCCCGGTGAAGCTGAACGCGGCCTACGCGCAGGGCGGTCCGCAGCTCACCGTGCGCACCGTCGAGCACATGACCAAGGTGAAGATCGACCACTACCTGGAGGTCGACTTCACCAGCTTCATGCGGACCGTCGACAAGGTCGGCGGGGTGGAGATCTGCACCGCCAAGCCCCTGAAGGACTCCCACACCGGCCTCGACCTGACGCCCGGCAAGCACCGGCTGAACGGCGGCGAGGCCCTTCAGTACGTGCGCTCGCGGCACATCGACGCCGACTCCGACCTCGGCCGGATGCAGCGCCAGCAGCGCTTCATGGCCGCGCTCATCCAGCGGGCGACCTCCTCCGGGGTGCTCCTGAACCCGATGAAGTTCCGTGAGGTGACCGGGTCCGTGCTGGGTTCGGTCCGGGCCGACAAGGGCTTCGGCTCGGAGGAACTGCTCACCCTGGGCCGTGCGATGCGCCGCTTCACGCCCTCGTCCTCGGAGTTCCAGACGGTGCCGATCGGCACGGTGGGCTACGCGGTCCGGGGCGTGGGCTCCACCGTCAAATGGGACCCGGCGGGGTCGCGCCGTCTGTTCGCGGCACTGCGCGCGGACCAGCCGATCGCCTCGCCGACGGTGGGCCCGCGCAAGACGGTCGTGGACGTCGACCCGCGCACCATCCGCGTCCAGGTGGAGAACGGCACCGGCACCAAGGGCCTCGGCAAGCGCGTCGACGGCGCCCTGCGCGCCACCGGCTTCCGTACCACCGGCGCACCCCGCGACGCGAAGAAGCGCGACGTCCGGCAGACGGTCGTGCTCTACGACCCCCGCTGGGACCGCTCCGCGAAGTCCCTGTCCACCGCCCTGCCCGGCTCGAAGCTGCGCGCGGTCAAGGGCCAGGGCGCCACTCTCAAGGTGCTCGCCGGTGCGGACTTCGAGAAGGTCCGCCAGGTGCGGGCGCAGAAGCCGCGCGACGACGGTTCGTCGGCGGTGCGCGGGGACGAGGTGGAGTGCGGCTGA
- a CDS encoding LCP family protein, which produces MRQGSVQGEGTREHVGHTDDPGRTAPTDTAEPTASDETSGASGASGSGGPGSRRSRRRRRPRRRLRYRILSWAAVCLAVLILGTAGAGYLYYLHLNGNIKKEKLNLGDHEIAGPKPNAAGQTPMNILLIGSDARDSKANQELGGAKETFGATPLADVQMLVHLSADRSNMSVISMPRDTLLQIPKCTAPDGEVYKASVNPQMTNTSLGRGGPGCTVATWQELTGIRIDHFMMVDFAGVVSMADAIGGVPVCVDANIHSRDRKGHGSGLKMKKGTHPVKGEQALQWLRTRYGFEDGTDIGRAKAQHMYMNSMAREMRANATWHNPGKLRNLAEEATSALTVDEGLDTVKKLYDLSGEFRKIPPKRITMTTMPWQQAVSDRNRVEPKPGDAEQLFRLVREDIALDGKDKKDKKESGKGGDAEKEKVSADPAAADAEIAVHVQNGTRSASQAAVSGRARDVATLLAGKGFVQSTADTTAMPAQDRTVIRFPSAELEGDAQRVAKQLGIPLSSVERSTQVSGVTLVVGADWREGETYTPAPAEKDDKTPESADVLNGSDDSACMHVDPNFTF; this is translated from the coding sequence GTGAGGCAAGGCAGCGTGCAGGGGGAGGGGACCCGGGAGCACGTCGGGCACACCGACGACCCGGGCCGCACCGCGCCCACGGACACCGCGGAGCCCACCGCTTCCGACGAGACTTCCGGGGCTTCCGGGGCTTCCGGCAGTGGCGGCCCGGGCTCACGCCGGAGCAGGCGCCGCCGGCGCCCGCGCCGTCGTCTGCGCTATCGAATACTCAGCTGGGCGGCGGTCTGTCTGGCCGTGCTCATCCTCGGCACCGCGGGCGCGGGTTATCTCTACTACCTGCACCTCAACGGCAACATCAAGAAGGAAAAGCTCAACCTCGGCGACCACGAAATCGCCGGGCCGAAGCCCAACGCCGCGGGCCAGACCCCGATGAACATCCTGCTGATCGGCTCGGACGCCCGTGACTCGAAGGCGAACCAGGAACTGGGCGGCGCCAAGGAGACCTTCGGCGCGACCCCGCTCGCGGACGTACAGATGCTGGTGCACCTGTCCGCGGACCGCAGCAACATGTCCGTGATCAGCATGCCGCGCGACACCCTGCTGCAGATTCCCAAGTGCACCGCCCCCGACGGCGAGGTCTACAAGGCCTCCGTCAACCCGCAGATGACCAACACCTCGCTGGGCCGCGGCGGCCCGGGCTGCACGGTGGCCACCTGGCAGGAGCTGACCGGCATCAGGATCGACCATTTCATGATGGTCGACTTCGCGGGCGTGGTCTCCATGGCGGACGCCATCGGCGGCGTCCCGGTCTGTGTGGACGCCAACATCCACTCCCGGGACCGCAAGGGCCACGGCTCGGGCCTGAAGATGAAGAAGGGCACCCACCCGGTCAAGGGCGAACAGGCCCTGCAGTGGCTGCGTACGCGCTACGGCTTCGAGGACGGCACCGACATCGGGCGCGCCAAGGCCCAGCACATGTACATGAACTCGATGGCCCGCGAGATGCGCGCGAACGCCACGTGGCACAACCCGGGCAAGCTCCGCAACCTCGCCGAGGAAGCCACCAGCGCGCTGACCGTGGACGAGGGTCTGGACACCGTCAAGAAGCTCTACGACCTCAGCGGCGAGTTCCGCAAGATCCCGCCGAAGCGCATCACGATGACCACGATGCCCTGGCAGCAGGCCGTCTCCGACCGCAACCGCGTCGAGCCCAAGCCGGGCGACGCCGAGCAGCTCTTCCGCCTGGTCCGCGAGGACATCGCGCTGGACGGCAAGGACAAGAAGGACAAGAAGGAGAGCGGCAAGGGCGGCGACGCGGAGAAGGAGAAGGTCTCCGCCGATCCGGCCGCCGCCGACGCGGAGATCGCCGTCCATGTGCAGAACGGCACCCGGAGCGCCTCACAGGCCGCCGTGTCCGGACGCGCGAGGGATGTGGCCACCCTGCTCGCGGGCAAGGGTTTCGTACAGTCCACCGCGGACACCACGGCCATGCCCGCCCAGGACCGTACGGTGATCCGCTTCCCCAGCGCCGAACTGGAGGGCGACGCCCAGCGGGTGGCCAAGCAGCTGGGCATTCCGCTGAGTTCGGTGGAGCGCTCCACGCAGGTCTCCGGAGTCACCCTGGTGGTCGGCGCCGACTGGCGCGAGGGCGAGACCTACACCCCCGCACCGGCCGAGAAGGACGACAAGACCCCCGAGTCGGCGGACGTCCTCAACGGCTCGGACGACTCGGCCTGTATGCACGTGGACCCGAACTTCACGTTCTAG
- a CDS encoding glycoside hydrolase family 64 protein, whose product MITRRVFLTGSATAASAAVLLGSPGAATALTRGRTAGPQTCELALENASLPGKVHAYVTGHDGATDAWVLLRPDGSVYRPESPAQPNTPLPVDCAIPLPAAGSGPVVLTLPQMYGARVYFVRDDTLDFFLNPGPALVEPAFAAPEDPNYRRVWSFCEFTFNTQQLYANISYVDLVTAVPIGLVLEGDARHEVAPLPDGAVDRIAAGVREQAADGQPWDSLVITGDDGKVLRVVSPQSVMAPWFDKPDQMPFRDAFDSYIDKVWEKYGAEDLRIDLQGGRGVRKGRVSGDVLTFEGGHSFPRPVSRDVFTCNHGPFANNPGDPDDKKGLLARLAAGFNRSTLLTHPDQPGGGSEDYYRDPVTNHWARVVHANSPIGYAFPYDDVRPDGQPDVSGAAFDPNPRRFTVRVGS is encoded by the coding sequence GTGATCACACGCAGAGTGTTCCTCACCGGTTCGGCGACCGCGGCCTCGGCGGCCGTCCTGCTGGGCTCCCCCGGCGCGGCCACCGCCCTGACGCGCGGCCGCACGGCGGGCCCGCAGACCTGTGAACTCGCCCTGGAGAACGCCTCGTTGCCGGGCAAGGTCCACGCCTACGTCACCGGCCATGACGGCGCCACCGACGCCTGGGTGCTGCTGCGCCCGGACGGCAGCGTCTACCGCCCCGAGTCCCCCGCCCAGCCGAACACCCCGCTCCCCGTCGACTGCGCGATCCCGCTGCCCGCCGCGGGCTCGGGTCCCGTCGTCCTGACGCTGCCCCAGATGTACGGCGCCCGGGTCTACTTCGTCCGCGACGACACCCTGGACTTCTTCCTCAACCCGGGCCCCGCCCTGGTCGAACCGGCCTTCGCCGCCCCCGAGGACCCCAACTACCGCCGGGTGTGGTCGTTCTGCGAATTCACCTTCAACACACAGCAGTTGTACGCGAACATCAGCTACGTCGACCTGGTCACCGCCGTGCCGATCGGGCTGGTCCTGGAGGGCGACGCCCGGCACGAGGTGGCCCCGTTGCCGGACGGCGCCGTGGACCGTATCGCCGCCGGGGTGCGGGAGCAGGCCGCCGACGGGCAGCCCTGGGACAGCCTGGTGATCACCGGCGACGACGGCAAGGTGCTGCGGGTGGTGTCACCGCAGTCGGTGATGGCGCCCTGGTTCGACAAGCCGGACCAGATGCCGTTCCGCGACGCCTTCGACTCGTACATCGACAAGGTGTGGGAGAAGTACGGCGCCGAGGACCTGCGGATCGACCTCCAGGGCGGGCGCGGCGTACGCAAGGGCCGGGTCAGCGGCGACGTGCTCACCTTCGAGGGTGGGCACAGTTTCCCCAGGCCCGTCTCGCGGGACGTCTTCACCTGCAACCACGGCCCGTTCGCCAACAACCCGGGCGACCCCGACGACAAGAAGGGCCTGCTCGCCCGGCTCGCCGCGGGCTTCAACCGCAGCACCCTGCTCACCCACCCCGACCAGCCCGGCGGCGGCTCCGAGGACTACTACCGCGACCCGGTGACCAACCACTGGGCCCGCGTGGTGCACGCCAACTCGCCCATCGGGTACGCCTTCCCGTACGACGACGTACGCCCCGACGGCCAGCCGGACGTCTCGGGCGCCGCCTTCGACCCGAACCCGCGCCGGTTCACCGTACGGGTGGGGTCGTGA
- a CDS encoding glycosyltransferase family 2 protein encodes MEAEAPKSGATSGATPGEQHPAVSVIMPVLDEERHLRGAVEAILAQEYPGEMEVVIALGPSTDRTDEIAAALVSEDPRVHTVPNPTGRTPAALNAAIGASRHPVVVRVDGHGMLSPGYISTAVRLLDETGAQNVGGLMYAEGENDWEHAVAAAMTSKIGVGNAAFHTGGQAGPAETVYLGVFRREALEQQGGYNVEFIRAQDWELNFRIREAGGLIWFSPELKVSYRPRPSVRALAKQYKNYGRWRHVVARYHSGSINLRYLAPPVAVCAIAAGLVAGALLTPYALVIPGGYLAAICAGSVPAGRGLPLAARLRIPLALATMHMSWGWGFLTSPRALARKVIASRRPAVLDEARQA; translated from the coding sequence ATGGAAGCCGAAGCCCCCAAGTCCGGTGCGACGTCCGGTGCCACACCTGGTGAGCAGCACCCCGCCGTTTCCGTGATCATGCCCGTACTCGACGAGGAGCGGCACCTGCGCGGCGCCGTCGAGGCGATCCTGGCCCAGGAGTACCCGGGTGAGATGGAGGTCGTGATCGCGCTCGGCCCCTCCACCGACCGTACCGACGAGATCGCCGCCGCCCTGGTGAGCGAGGACCCCCGGGTGCACACGGTGCCCAACCCGACGGGCCGTACCCCCGCCGCGCTCAACGCCGCGATCGGTGCCTCCCGGCACCCGGTGGTGGTCCGCGTCGACGGGCACGGCATGCTCTCGCCCGGCTACATCTCCACCGCGGTACGGCTGCTCGACGAGACCGGCGCGCAGAACGTCGGCGGTCTGATGTACGCCGAGGGCGAGAACGACTGGGAGCACGCCGTCGCCGCCGCGATGACCTCGAAGATCGGCGTGGGCAACGCCGCCTTCCACACCGGCGGCCAGGCCGGTCCCGCCGAGACCGTCTACCTGGGCGTCTTCCGCCGCGAGGCCTTGGAGCAACAGGGCGGCTACAACGTGGAGTTCATCCGCGCCCAGGACTGGGAGCTCAACTTCCGCATCCGCGAGGCGGGCGGCCTGATCTGGTTCTCGCCCGAGCTGAAGGTCTCCTACCGGCCGCGCCCCTCGGTGCGCGCGCTGGCCAAGCAGTACAAGAACTACGGGCGCTGGCGGCACGTGGTCGCCCGCTACCACTCCGGCTCCATCAACCTGCGCTACCTCGCCCCGCCGGTCGCCGTCTGCGCGATCGCGGCGGGCCTGGTGGCGGGCGCCCTGCTCACCCCGTACGCGCTGGTGATCCCCGGCGGCTATCTCGCGGCGATCTGCGCGGGCTCGGTGCCCGCCGGACGCGGGCTTCCGCTCGCCGCCCGGCTGCGCATCCCCCTCGCCCTCGCGACCATGCACATGTCCTGGGGCTGGGGCTTCCTCACCAGCCCGCGCGCCCTGGCCAGGAAAGTCATCGCGAGCCGCCGCCCGGCGGTGCTCGACGAGGCGCGGCAGGCCTGA
- a CDS encoding acyl-CoA dehydrogenase family protein has protein sequence MAGNPAFDLYRPSEEHEMLRETVRALAEAKIAPFATEVDEEGRFPQEALDALLGADLHAVHVPESYGGAGADALATVIVIEEVARVCGSSSLIPAVNKLGSMPVVLSGGEEIKQKYLGALARGEGMFSYCLSEPEAGSDAAGMKTKAVRDGDTWVLNGVKRWITNAGVSDFYTVMAVTDPEKRSKGISAFVVEKGDEGVSFGAPEKKLGIKGSPTREVYFDNVRIPADRIIGAEGTGFATAMRTLDHTRVTIAAQAVGIAQGALDYAKEYVRERKQFGKPIGDFQGVQFMLADMAMKLEAARQLTYAAAAKSEREDSDLTFHGAAAKCFASDVAMEVTIDAIQLLGGYGYTREYPVERMMRDAKITQIYEGTNQVQRIVMARNLP, from the coding sequence GTGGCGGGCAACCCGGCTTTTGATCTGTACCGGCCGTCGGAGGAGCACGAGATGCTTCGGGAGACGGTGCGTGCGCTGGCCGAGGCGAAGATCGCGCCGTTCGCGACCGAGGTCGACGAGGAGGGCCGTTTCCCGCAGGAGGCCCTGGACGCGTTGCTGGGCGCGGATCTGCACGCGGTGCATGTTCCGGAGTCGTACGGCGGTGCGGGTGCGGACGCGCTCGCGACGGTGATCGTGATCGAGGAGGTCGCGCGGGTGTGCGGCTCCTCGTCGTTGATCCCGGCGGTGAACAAGCTGGGTTCGATGCCGGTGGTGCTCTCCGGTGGTGAGGAGATCAAGCAGAAGTACCTCGGTGCGCTGGCGCGTGGTGAGGGCATGTTCTCGTACTGCCTGTCCGAGCCCGAGGCCGGATCGGATGCCGCCGGGATGAAGACCAAGGCCGTCCGTGACGGGGACACCTGGGTGCTCAATGGTGTGAAGCGGTGGATCACCAATGCCGGGGTGAGTGATTTCTACACGGTGATGGCGGTCACCGATCCGGAGAAGCGCTCGAAGGGGATCTCCGCGTTCGTGGTGGAGAAGGGCGATGAGGGTGTGTCCTTCGGTGCGCCGGAGAAGAAGCTGGGCATCAAGGGCTCGCCCACGCGTGAGGTGTACTTCGACAATGTGCGGATTCCGGCGGACCGGATCATCGGTGCGGAGGGCACGGGTTTCGCGACCGCGATGCGCACGCTGGACCACACGCGGGTGACGATCGCGGCGCAGGCGGTGGGTATCGCGCAGGGCGCGCTGGACTACGCGAAGGAGTATGTCCGCGAGCGGAAGCAGTTCGGCAAGCCGATCGGGGACTTCCAGGGTGTGCAGTTCATGCTCGCCGACATGGCGATGAAGCTGGAGGCGGCCCGTCAGCTGACCTACGCGGCGGCGGCGAAGTCGGAGCGTGAGGACAGCGACCTCACCTTCCACGGGGCGGCGGCGAAGTGTTTCGCTTCGGATGTCGCGATGGAGGTGACCATCGACGCGATCCAGTTGCTGGGTGGTTACGGCTACACGCGGGAGTACCCGGTCGAGCGGATGATGCGTGACGCGAAGATCACGCAGATCTACGAGGGCACCAACCAGGTCCAGCGCATCGTCATGGCCCGCAACCTGCCGTAG